A window of Cytobacillus sp. FSL H8-0458 genomic DNA:
CGCTGTTTTAGGCTGAAGCATTATAATGAAGTTCAGGATGTAAGCTTGACTGATGATGATTTTCTGAAGATCCTGAATGAAATTGGACAAAGTGATGCGCTTATTGTGAAGATTGTGGACATTTTTGATTTTAACGGCAGCTGGCTTCCAGGGCTTCACCGTTTTGTGGGCAGCAATAAAATCCTGCTTGTCGGAAACAAAGTTGACCTGCTTCCAAAGTCCGTGAAGACAAACAAGCTGATTAACTGGATGAAGCAGGAATCAAAACAGCTGGGGCTGAAACCGGAAGAAGTTTATTTGGCAAGTGCTGCAAAAGGGTACTCCATTAATGAAATTGCATCAGCCATCGATCATTATCGGGACGGAAAAGACGTTTATGTAGTAGGATGTACTAATGTAGGTAAATCCACTTTCATCAATCGCATTTTAAAAGAAGTAACAGGTGAAGGCGATGTTATCACTACTTCTCACTTCCCTGGGACGACTCTTGATATTATCGAGATACCTCTATCTGACGGAAAGGCTTTGGTGGATACTCCAGGTATAATAAACCATCATCAGATGGCCCATTATGTAGATAAAAGGGATTTAAAGGTGATAACACCTAAAAAGGAGATTAAGCCTAAGATTTATCAGCTGAATGAAGAGCAGACTCTGTTTTTTGGCGGCTTGGCA
This region includes:
- the yqeH gene encoding ribosome biogenesis GTPase YqeH, encoding MSEEQFVCVGCGVKVQADNPDELGYAPQSALQKETIICQRCFRLKHYNEVQDVSLTDDDFLKILNEIGQSDALIVKIVDIFDFNGSWLPGLHRFVGSNKILLVGNKVDLLPKSVKTNKLINWMKQESKQLGLKPEEVYLASAAKGYSINEIASAIDHYRDGKDVYVVGCTNVGKSTFINRILKEVTGEGDVITTSHFPGTTLDIIEIPLSDGKALVDTPGIINHHQMAHYVDKRDLKVITPKKEIKPKIYQLNEEQTLFFGGLARFDYIAGGRRSFVCHFSNELNIHRTKTEKADELYENHAGEMLTPPRKEQMETFPELVKHEFTIKEPKTDIVFSGLGWITVNEGGAKVAAYVPKGVHAMIRKSLI